The Candidatus Thorarchaeota archaeon genome contains a region encoding:
- a CDS encoding MgtC/SapB family protein, with amino-acid sequence MQSVFSSPDVIIRCLLGFAVGALIGLERQKRMTEGEGIGVRSFGLHSLFGMLAAYSFTVSANPIIMIYAACISAIFVSTQVVHKVFRTTRKGLTTSIAFGLVFILGALVGLDKPVTAPQLVGPLATLSMTVSFMVFLVLGFKEEVSAAVAVITKEEMISAVELAVLILFLWPLMPQSISILGISFPVFQTYILIVLLLGISFANYILVKKYKNRGPYFFGFFGGLANSEATVTSLAEFHVATKHANPGRISLGAIFANLAMVLRNTLLVVLLDPTLRVFQYYMVPLAILVFMGLFRLARERRYAEMHHEGEIDMKLVSPFELGAAVRFATLFTLVSLTSLVLQMLFNDQGVLFAAMIGGIASAGAVVAAVVPLYSAGTISLSVTVLAATLATATSVMNKVFYVYLADNKGELMERVAKDALIMAVGLVFYVSLILAGAIPLPDL; translated from the coding sequence ATGCAGAGTGTGTTCTCCAGCCCGGACGTGATAATACGATGCCTCCTAGGTTTCGCTGTAGGGGCACTAATAGGGCTAGAGCGCCAGAAGCGAATGACCGAGGGAGAGGGAATCGGGGTGAGGTCGTTCGGTCTGCACAGCCTGTTCGGCATGCTGGCTGCATACTCCTTCACAGTGTCGGCGAATCCAATAATCATGATCTATGCGGCATGCATCTCCGCCATCTTTGTGTCCACGCAAGTGGTGCACAAGGTATTCCGAACTACCAGAAAGGGCCTCACGACCTCGATAGCTTTCGGACTGGTATTCATACTGGGAGCCCTCGTGGGACTCGACAAGCCTGTGACAGCCCCGCAGCTGGTTGGACCACTGGCAACCCTGTCAATGACCGTCTCATTCATGGTGTTCCTAGTACTGGGCTTCAAGGAGGAGGTCTCAGCTGCAGTCGCCGTGATAACGAAGGAGGAGATGATTAGTGCCGTTGAATTGGCCGTACTCATACTGTTCCTCTGGCCCCTGATGCCGCAGTCCATCTCGATACTTGGCATCTCATTTCCAGTCTTCCAGACATACATACTCATTGTGCTTCTGCTTGGCATCAGTTTCGCGAACTACATACTTGTGAAGAAGTACAAGAACCGAGGACCGTACTTCTTCGGCTTCTTTGGCGGGCTTGCAAACAGCGAGGCCACGGTCACAAGTCTTGCGGAGTTCCATGTTGCGACCAAGCACGCCAACCCGGGTCGAATATCACTGGGGGCCATATTCGCGAATCTGGCCATGGTATTGCGAAACACGCTTCTCGTTGTGTTGCTCGATCCCACACTGCGGGTCTTTCAGTACTACATGGTCCCATTGGCCATTCTTGTGTTCATGGGTCTATTCAGACTGGCGAGGGAGAGAAGGTATGCGGAGATGCACCACGAGGGCGAGATAGACATGAAACTCGTCTCGCCCTTTGAGTTAGGTGCAGCTGTCAGGTTTGCTACACTGTTCACCCTAGTGTCCCTCACGTCTCTCGTCCTTCAGATGCTCTTCAACGACCAGGGTGTCCTTTTCGCCGCAATGATTGGTGGAATCGCGTCTGCAGGAGCAGTTGTAGCGGCTGTTGTTCCGCTCTACTCCGCAGGGACCATCTCCCTCTCAGTGACTGTGCTCGCAGCGACGCTTGCAACTGCCACCTCGGTGATGAACAAGGTGTTCTACGTCTACCTTGCCGACAACAAGGGTGAACTTATGGAACGGGTTGCGAAAGACGCTCTGATTATGGCAGTCGGCTTGGTCTTCTACGTTTCACTGATTCTTGCTGGTGCCATCCCACTCCCGGACCTCTAG
- a CDS encoding DNA-directed RNA polymerase subunit K encodes MSDAPDPSDFVEDEEPERKPVTALTRIPNVGQKTAEKLAAAGYDTVAKVAEADAAVLAETVSGLSQAKAEGMISAAKALLDEKVSDEPSDKKKKKKSSEAEPERVKLPPLEVVRRVEEKVSVESGIETDNKAMGVPIGPKWLTKYEKARVIGARALQVSMGAPTLIPMEGKTRELFGFAEAEMKAGVLPMTVRRTLPTGEYADIPLSILLKNTKLG; translated from the coding sequence ATGTCAGATGCACCCGACCCAAGTGACTTCGTTGAGGATGAAGAACCAGAGCGGAAGCCAGTTACCGCCCTCACTCGGATTCCCAACGTCGGACAGAAGACCGCAGAGAAACTTGCAGCTGCAGGTTATGATACCGTAGCCAAGGTTGCCGAAGCGGATGCCGCAGTACTGGCTGAAACAGTCTCAGGTCTGAGCCAGGCCAAGGCTGAAGGCATGATCTCGGCAGCAAAGGCCCTTCTGGATGAGAAGGTGTCGGACGAGCCGTCTGACAAGAAGAAGAAGAAGAAGAGCTCCGAAGCAGAGCCCGAGAGGGTCAAGCTACCTCCACTTGAGGTTGTCCGAAGGGTGGAGGAGAAGGTGTCCGTAGAGTCAGGGATTGAGACGGACAACAAGGCAATGGGAGTGCCGATTGGTCCCAAGTGGCTGACCAAGTATGAGAAGGCCAGGGTGATTGGCGCTCGAGCCTTGCAGGTCTCAATGGGCGCTCCAACGCTCATACCCATGGAAGGGAAGACAAGGGAGCTCTTCGGGTTTGCAGAGGCGGAAATGAAGGCGGGAGTACTGCCGATGACGGTCAGGCGAACTCTACCAACAGGTGAGTATGCTGACATTCCACTCTCAATTCTGCTGAAGAACACCAAGCTGGGCTAG